One window from the genome of Candidatus Cloacimonadota bacterium encodes:
- a CDS encoding NUDIX domain-containing protein, whose product MKNKKHVGSSIIFVNPQNQILLFLRDDKPGLPYRNMWDVPGGHLESEETPKQTIAREMKEEMNLDLKDFHFLCKKEFKDRTEYTYWKEVVFKIEEIDLMEGQCLKWFTRGEAAETELAYGFNEIVEEFYRNRDCLNAKFQCKNGM is encoded by the coding sequence ATGAAAAATAAAAAACATGTCGGTTCCAGTATCATTTTTGTAAATCCTCAGAACCAGATTCTGCTGTTTCTGCGTGATGACAAACCCGGTCTTCCCTATCGTAATATGTGGGATGTTCCGGGAGGACACTTAGAATCAGAAGAAACTCCTAAGCAAACAATCGCACGAGAAATGAAAGAAGAAATGAATCTTGATTTGAAAGATTTTCATTTCCTCTGCAAAAAAGAATTCAAAGATCGCACCGAATACACTTATTGGAAAGAAGTCGTTTTCAAGATTGAAGAGATCGATTTGATGGAAGGACAATGTTTGAAATGGTTCACACGAGGAGAAGCTGCAGAAACCGAACTGGCTTATGGTTTCAATGAGATCGTGGAAGAGTTTTATCGAAACCGGGATTGCCTTAATGCAAAGTTTCAATGCAAGAACGGCATGTAA